The following DNA comes from bacterium.
AGAGGCCGAGGATCCCGTCCCAGTAGGCATGCAGCGCATCGAAGGCCTTGGCCACTTCCTCAGGTTGGAGATATTTGGCGATGACCGGCTTGACCGTGCGCTTGTTGATGGTCTGGGAGCCAGGGGGGTCGAATTTCTTGCCGGCCGGGTTTTCGTGGTAACCGAGGAGGATGGTCACTGCCCGGGTTGCGCCCGGTTTGAGATTCAGTTTGATGTGATGAGAGCCGATGGGGGCCCAACCATGGGCGACCGAATTAAAGGAACGACCGCGCGCGACAGCGGCCGGGTTGTCCCAGCTGTGACAGCGGCCCAGAAACGCTTCGCGCTGGGTATCAAAGCCGGCTGGGCCGGGCGAACAGGCGAAATAGGCAAAATGATCACGGCGCTCACGGTATTCGGTCTTGTGATAGATGACCCCCTTTTCTATCTCGACCTGGCCGGTGCTGAAATTGCGCTGAAAATTAGTCGCGTCATCCTGGGCGTCCCAGAGGCAGAATTCAATCGCCGAGAAGAGCGAGAGAGCGGCCGGTGTATCGCGCTGGTTGGTCACCTGGACCTGCCAGATTTCGAGGTTCTCGCCCAAGGGAACGAAAAAGAGGGTCTCGGCTTTGATGCCCTTGAATGTCGAGCCGATGATGCTGTAGCCGAGGCCGTGGCGGCAGCTATAGTCCTCGACTTGATGGCGGGTGGGCTGCCAGGAGGGCGACCAGAAGGAGCCGTCCCTGTTGTCGCGCAGGTAGATCAGCCGGCCGCCAAAATCGAAGGGGACGTTATTGTAGCGGTAGCGGGTCAGCCGGCGCAGGCGGGCATCGCGATAGAAGGAATAGCCGCCCGCGGTGTTGGAGAGGATGCCGAAATAGGCCTCGCAGCCGAGATAATTAATCCAGGGCAGTGGGGTATCCGGCCGGGTGATGACATATTCGCGCTTTTCATCGTCAAAGTAACCGTATTTCATGTCAGCTCCAGGTATTAGGGACTCGTGCAAGTGCGCGGTTCAAGCCGGGGTTGCCGGGGGAACCCGGCATTCCGCACCGTCCGCAGCCGTTCAAGCCTATCCATTCCCCCGCACATGCTCGCCATGCCAGGTTCCTCTGTTTTACTTAAAATAGGCAGCACAGGCGGCAAAATCAACAGGTTTTGTTGGAATCCCGCGCATCGTTGCAGCTGGCTCCCGCCCTGACCCCGGCCTGGCAGCGGATGACGGCGGTGATTCATCAGGTCTCACCGGAGGGAAAAGATCTGGCAACCGGGGTTTACCTGGGCCGCATGGTCATGGGTCCCTTCTCGCAAACGATCAGGATTGCCTTGGTCCGCAAAGACCAGCCCTAAAAGCGACGGGGCAGGGGGTGTTGCCACCCTCTGCCCCGTTTCCTGCAAGACGCCGGCTGCAAAGCCTATCTCAACATCCGCACATCGTACAGATGCACACCGGGGAGTTTACCCTGCGTCTGATCGGGACAGCGCTCGAGAAAGGCGAACGCCCCGGCCGGCTTGTGACCCCAAAAGAGAAAAGTATCGATCCTGAACGCGCTCAAGGCCTCGCGTACCGCCGCTTCGTCCCGATACGGGACACAACTACCGAGATAGTGCCATTCCCGATAATAACAGAGCGCGAGGCTTTCGTTCCAGTTTTTATTGGAGGCGATTCGGGATGCCGCTGCGACCGGTGCATCAGCCAGGCTGGCGGCCAACTCCCACTGGGCCCGGCCGCGCTGACGATAGCTGAGCAGTTTCTCCCCCGGAAAATAGCAGAAGGAGAGTATCAGCAAGCTGATCACCACCCGGGCGGCCAGCGTGCTCTTTTCCTTCAGCAAAACGCCGATCACTTTCATGGCCATCAGCAACAGGAGCAGCTCCACAAACCATAGATAGCGTTCCTCCATCCAGACCAGCAGGTATCCCGAAAGGTAGATCAAAAAAGGGAAGAGCCACCTCCAGGCTTCAGACCAGGGCAGGGCCGCACCCGGCCTACTCAATCCGAAATAAAGAAAAATTAGTACGATCCCCCAGCCAAAGGGTGAAAACTGGTTGAGCAGGCGCAACAGATACGAGAAGAATCCCCGGACGATACGGAAATAGGCGGTCAGATCCGCCAACGATTGCCAGGGCTTCCAGCCCTGGATCGGCACGAAATGGGGGTCATCCCAAACGCTGGTCGCTCCGGCGTACGGCAGCTCCACCAGCCCGGTGCGATCGAGCGGCAGCTCTTTGTGATGCGGATCGATAAAGGCGAAAAGCCAGCCGCTGAAATGATGCCCCATATCGATGCGGCGGTATTTTTCGGACTGCAGGGTCATCCAGCTCAGGACGATGGACCCGAAGATCAGCATTGCTATCCCGTAATGCACCAGCAACCGGCGCGCCCCGGCGGGACGACGCTGCCACCACTCCAGCAGGTAAACCGTCACCAGGTGCACAGCGATGAAGGGGAGGGCGTAGTACTTCGCCAGATAGGCCAGTCCCGCCGCCAAACCCAGCCCCACGGCATGACGCCGGCGGCTGAAATAGGCGGCGCTGTAGAGCACGGTCAGATAAAAGAGCAGGCAGAGGGCAACCAGCAGATCGGGACTCAGCACCGAAATCGCCATCCAGAAGATCATCGGGATGAGAGCGAAATGCCAGAACCACCGCATCCAGCCGCTGATGCGGAAGCGGTCGAGCCAAACCTCGAGCAGCCCAAAGCCGGCCAGGCCGATGAGCAGGTTCACGATCTTGAAGGCCAACTGCGCATTGACCCCGAGGGCGAGGAAGGGCGCCAGCAACCAGGAGATCAGGGGATTCCAGTGATTGCTGACCGAGAGGATAAACTTCCCCTGCAGGATCAGCCGGGCGTTGTTGATATAGCTGATGCCATCGGGATTGATCTGAAAACGGTATTCCGGCAGCAGCAGCCACCCAAGGGCCAGATAGAGCCCCATCGCGCACCAGAGCGGCCAGCGCCTTGCCATCCGTTTGGACATCATCTTTCTCCCTGTATCTGTAAACATCATGGTTCGGGTTCCTCGAGGCCGGCACGGCAGAAGAAAACCTAGATGAATTTGATCTTCCGGGCGGCAAAAAGGCTCATCCGCAAGAGCAGCATCCCATGCCGGAAGCGGCTGATCTGTGTCGCACCATACTCGCGGTCACGATATCGAACGATCACCTCGACGATTTTGAGATTCAATTTGGCAGCCCCGAAGAGCAGGTCAAAATCGCCGAAGGGATCAAAATCGCCGAAATAGCTTCTTCCCCGTTTGATCCGCTGATAGTCATCGCGGAAAAGGACCTTGGTCCCGCACAAGGTATCCTTGAGCGGCTGACCAAGGAGATAGGAAAAAAAGAGGCTGAACAGCTTGTTCGCGATCAGATTGAGGAAGCGCATCGCCTCCTTCTCCATCGGATAGACCAGGCGGCAGCCGTTGATGAATTCACCACGATTGGCCGTCAAGGCGTGATAGAATTTGGGCAAATCTTCCGGCGGCGTCGTCAGGTCGGCATCCAGGATCATCAGGATCTCACCATTGGCTGCATCAAATGCCTCAAAGACCGCATTCCCTTTCCCCCTGCCGCTTTGCCGCATCACCTTGATGTCACGCTCCGGATACTTTTGCTGTACCGCTACCATCCTTTCGTAGGTGTCATCCGATGAATGGCCTTCGATGAAAAGGATCTCCTGCCCTGCGCCGAAACGCGGGATCCGCTTGATGGCGTTCTCGATATTGCCGCTTTCATTGCGCGCCGGAATGACGATCGTCACCGTGGCCTCCGCGTGCGGACGCGCAAGCGGACGCGCGACGAGCAGGTTGATCATGCAAAGGCGGTTGAGCAGCGGCAGGTTGGCGATCAGACGATTGCAGAGAAAAGCCAGAACCGGGATATTGCGCGGCAGCAGCAGTTTGCGCTCCTCGCGGACGATCTCGAGTTCTTCCAGCTGAAGCAGGTTGGCCATGTCCAGCGGCGAAAGCCAGTTCTGCAGGGGCTGCCGGAATTTAAGCCCGAGTTTTTCAGCAAGACGGAATACCGGCTCCCACAGATAACTGTAATACGAGATAACGATCCGGCTGCGCGGATGCACCACCTGGCGCAGATTTTTCAGGGCCGCCTGGATATCCCACAAGGTGCCCACCAGATCGGAAAGGATGATATAGTCGAATTTTTCGTGCAGCTCCAGGGTTTCCGCATCATCCACCCGGAAGGTGAGGCTTGGGAACTGCTCCTGTGCCTTGCTGATCATGCGGGGCGAAAAATCCACCCCGACACCATACCCGGGATGAACCGCGGCGAGCAGTTCGCCAGTGCCGCAGCCGATTTCGAGCACCCGGCTGTTGGCGGGAATGATGAAGGAAAAGTAGCGCGCCAGATAGCGGTGATAATAGCGGTTTTTCCTTTTCCACCGCTCGCGCTGAGCGGCATAGTCATCATAATACCGGATCAGCTCTTTTTTATCCATTCATATCCTTGGTTTGGTCAAAGCGGGCGCGCTTCTCGCGGTGCTCGGGGAGAATCATTTTAAAAATAGCCAAATATAGCATGCCAATCAAGAATTATCAGCTCCGGGCTAAGTCCGGCGACCTCCACCATCGATGCAGCCGGCCGGCTGCGGGAAATGCGGCTTGTCGCCGATTTTGCCGATTGGATTTCTCGCCTTTTTTCCCTATCTTTTCCATAAATGACCGCCCAGTCCAAAACCGGAAGCGCATGACCGATCTCACTGCAAATAGCCCTGATACGCGCAAACGCATCGCCGTGCTCGTTTCCGGCGGCGTCGATA
Coding sequences within:
- a CDS encoding glycosyltransferase yields the protein MDKKELIRYYDDYAAQRERWKRKNRYYHRYLARYFSFIIPANSRVLEIGCGTGELLAAVHPGYGVGVDFSPRMISKAQEQFPSLTFRVDDAETLELHEKFDYIILSDLVGTLWDIQAALKNLRQVVHPRSRIVISYYSYLWEPVFRLAEKLGLKFRQPLQNWLSPLDMANLLQLEELEIVREERKLLLPRNIPVLAFLCNRLIANLPLLNRLCMINLLVARPLARPHAEATVTIVIPARNESGNIENAIKRIPRFGAGQEILFIEGHSSDDTYERMVAVQQKYPERDIKVMRQSGRGKGNAVFEAFDAANGEILMILDADLTTPPEDLPKFYHALTANRGEFINGCRLVYPMEKEAMRFLNLIANKLFSLFFSYLLGQPLKDTLCGTKVLFRDDYQRIKRGRSYFGDFDPFGDFDLLFGAAKLNLKIVEVIVRYRDREYGATQISRFRHGMLLLRMSLFAARKIKFI